The Nothobranchius furzeri strain GRZ-AD chromosome 8, NfurGRZ-RIMD1, whole genome shotgun sequence genome includes a region encoding these proteins:
- the xcr1a.1 gene encoding chemokine (C motif) receptor 1a, duplicate 1, with the protein MDNSSSAISDYSDSDYEDEVCNKDKVVKFGSIAVPVFFSIIITLSLTGNILVLVILAFYENLKSLTNIFILNLAVSDLVFTTGLPFWAIYHIWGWMFSEILCKIVTFVFFIGFYSSILFLTIMTIYRYLAVVHPLSDMATVTLCAGVLVSVLMWIISIGAALPSLLFTSLIKIPNSDEESWGCEYNDSLWKSVGMGQQVVFFLVAFAIMAFCYIQILIKITRTRSHTRNRAVRLVFCIVTVFFVGWVPYNVVIFLRILTRHDVLPSDDCEMSIQLDYAFSVCRFVAFSHCCLNPVFYAFVGVKFRNHLKTILHKLLKKPNLATGQQLQMQNVASRGSMY; encoded by the coding sequence ATGGATAACTCCTCCAGTGCAATCTCTGATTACTCTGACAGTGACTATGAAGACGAAGTCTGTAACAAAGACAAGGTGGTCAAATTTGGATCCATTGCTGTTCCAGTTTTCTTCTCCATCATTATCACTCTGAGTCTGACAGGAAACATCCTTGTGCTCGTCATCCTGGCTTTTTACGAAAACCTGAAATCTCTAACCAACATCTTCATCCTCAACCTGGCTGTCTCTGACCTTGTCTTCACCACTGGACTCCCCTTCTGGGCCATCTACCACATCTGGGGATGGATGTTTTCAGAGATTCTCTGCAAAATCGTGACCTTTGTTTTTTTCATTGGATTTTACAGCAGCATCCTCTTCCTGACCATCATGACAATCTACAGGTACTTAGCTGTGGTCCACCCTCTCTCTGACATGGCTACTGTGACACTTTGTGCTGGGGTTTTAGTGTCTGTGCTAATGTGGATAATCAGCATCGGAGCAGCCTTGCCCTCCCTGCTCTTCACCTCTCTCATCAAAATCCCTAACAGCGATGAAGAGTCCTGGGGCTGTGAATACAATGATTCTCTGTGGAAAAGTGTCGGAATGGGCCAGCAGGTTGTTTTCTTCTTGGTTGCTTTTGCAATAATGGCTTTCTGCTACATTCAAATACTAATAAAGATCACAAGAACCAGGTCCCACACCAGGAACAGAGCAGTCAGGTTGGTCTTCTGCATCGTAACGGTGTTTTTTGTTGGCTGGGTGCCCTACAACGTGGTGATCTTTTTGAGAATTCTGACTCGACATGATGTTTTACCGTCTGATGACTGTGAAATGAGCATCCAGCTCGACTACGCATTCTCTGTTTGCCGGTTTGTTGCTTTCTCCCACTGCTGCTTGAATCCTGTATTTTATGCATTTGTTGGTGTGAAGTTCAGGAACCACTTAAAGACAATTCTGCACAAATTGCTCAAAAAACCAAATCTAGCAACAGGACAACAACTCCAAATGCAAAACGTGGCCTCACGTGGATCAATGTACTAG
- the LOC107393227 gene encoding uncharacterized protein isoform X1 has product MWLWILIGSDFISKLYGYQNGRFPEACDSMLPQHRGSGGTFFPPQTSEPPFAVSYELGQNTRDPVKVTLKSKDSRKFTGFMLQARERSLGGKGPPVGKFISLDTSNTYLLTCGGLSGSSVSQANSQPKSLFSVNWTAQGEERDIIFRATFSQSFTMFWENVGVEFLRPTSTLAPSPTEPTVASSTASSIASSTTASTASSTGGSSTASSASHLTSAVTDTTVSTTETDFQVVSISLMCLDCVLEGAKTKISLIITVSFASRSRCFPYKHIKMSVVVFCTLCVANSICSLVLLVMTTSYKVSFAALAGAVLGINLIEFVIALLPLGPSHELNEVLDLFVQVCSVLHHVCSNALIFLGVISSMDDRGEIMTTSWRLYVMAMYTGWMFLSLVWDVGLTANKGRIKQMCKKDNSQGSGPQKYKSVVQVFITGVSVMFLVGTTAFSVAVTVGLFVIQKN; this is encoded by the exons ATGTGGTTGTGGATTTTGATTGGCTCTGATTTTATCTCAAAGCTATATGGATATCAAAATGGTAGATTTCCAGAGGCATGTGACTCAATGTTACCTCAGCATAGGGGAAGTGGAGGCACCttttttcctcctcagacctccgaACCTCCATTTGCAGTTAGTTACGAACTTGGACAGAACACCAGAGACCCCGTCAAAG TTACACTCAAGAGCAAAGACTCGAGGAAATTCACCGGCTTCATGCTGCAGGCTCGTGAGAGAAGTTTGGGTGGCAAAGGCCCACCCGTTGGAAAATTCATCTCACTTGATACCTCTAACACCTATCTTCTGACATGTGGTGGTTTATCT GGGTCATCAGTTAGTCAAGCAAACAGTCAACCCAAGTCTTTATTCAGCGTCAACTGGACTGCACAGGGAGAGGAGAGAGACATCATCTTCAG GGCCACTTTCAGTCAAAGTTTCACAATGTTCTGGGAGAATGTCGGTGTCGAGTTTCTCAGACCCACAAGCACACTGGCACCAAGTCCTACGGAACCAACTGTTGCATCAAGTACTGCATCAAGTATAGCATCCAGTACCACAGCAAGTACTGCATCTAGCACGGGTGGATCAAGTACTGCATCAAGTGCATCACATCTAACTTCAGCAGTAACTGACACAACTGTTTCTACTACAGAG ACTGACTTTCAGGTAGTAAGCATCTCGCTCATGTGTCTAGACTGTGTTTTAGAGGGGGCAAAAACG AAAATTTCCCTTATAATAACAGTCTCATTTGCAAGCAGAAGCAGATGTTTTCCTTATAAACACATTAAG ATGTCAGTGGTGGTGTTCTGCACTCTTTGTGTTGCAAATTCTATTTGTTCTTTAGTCCTTCTTGTCATGACCACTTCCTATAAA gtttcttttgctgctcttgctgGTGCAGTGTTGGGAATTAATTTAATCGAGTTTGTGATTGCATTGCTGCCTTTAGGACCCAGCCATGAACT AAATGAAGTCCTTGACCTTTTTGTTCAGGTGTGTTCTGTTCTCCATCATGTCTGCTCAA ATGCTCTCATCTTCCTCGGAGTTATCAGCTCGATGGATGACCGGGGGGAAATCATGACGACGTCATGGCGTCTGTACGTAATGGCTATGTACACAGGATGGATGTTCTTGAGCCTTGTTTGGGATGTTGGACTGACTGCTAACAAGGGAAGGATAAAACAAATGTGTAAAAAAG ATAATTCACAAGGAAGTGGACCACAAAAATATAAG TCTGTAGTCCAAGTTTTCATCACAGGTGTTTCTGTGATGTTCTTGGTCGGGACCACAGCCTTTTCTGTAGCTGTTACTGTTGGACTGTTTGTGATTCAGAAGAACTAG
- the LOC107393227 gene encoding uncharacterized protein isoform X2 gives MWLWILIGSDFISKLYGYQNGRFPEACDSMLPQHRGSGGTFFPPQTSEPPFAVSYELGQNTRDPVKVTLKSKDSRKFTGFMLQARERSLGGKGPPVGKFISLDTSNTYLLTCGGLSGSSVSQANSQPKSLFSVNWTAQGEERDIIFRATFSQSFTMFWENVGVEFLRPTSTLAPSPTEPTVASSTASSIASSTTASTASSTGGSSTASSASHLTSAVTDTTVSTTETDFQVVSISLMCLDCVLEGAKTKISLIITVSFASRSRCFPYKHIKMSVVVFCTLCVANSICSLVLLVMTTSYKVSFAALAGAVLGINLIEFVIALLPLGPSHELNEVLDLFVQVCSVLHHVCSNALIFLGVISSMDDRGEIMTTSWRLYVMAMYTGWMFLSLVWDVGLTANKGRIKQMCKKDNSQGSGPQKYKPSWRVVRLSIT, from the exons ATGTGGTTGTGGATTTTGATTGGCTCTGATTTTATCTCAAAGCTATATGGATATCAAAATGGTAGATTTCCAGAGGCATGTGACTCAATGTTACCTCAGCATAGGGGAAGTGGAGGCACCttttttcctcctcagacctccgaACCTCCATTTGCAGTTAGTTACGAACTTGGACAGAACACCAGAGACCCCGTCAAAG TTACACTCAAGAGCAAAGACTCGAGGAAATTCACCGGCTTCATGCTGCAGGCTCGTGAGAGAAGTTTGGGTGGCAAAGGCCCACCCGTTGGAAAATTCATCTCACTTGATACCTCTAACACCTATCTTCTGACATGTGGTGGTTTATCT GGGTCATCAGTTAGTCAAGCAAACAGTCAACCCAAGTCTTTATTCAGCGTCAACTGGACTGCACAGGGAGAGGAGAGAGACATCATCTTCAG GGCCACTTTCAGTCAAAGTTTCACAATGTTCTGGGAGAATGTCGGTGTCGAGTTTCTCAGACCCACAAGCACACTGGCACCAAGTCCTACGGAACCAACTGTTGCATCAAGTACTGCATCAAGTATAGCATCCAGTACCACAGCAAGTACTGCATCTAGCACGGGTGGATCAAGTACTGCATCAAGTGCATCACATCTAACTTCAGCAGTAACTGACACAACTGTTTCTACTACAGAG ACTGACTTTCAGGTAGTAAGCATCTCGCTCATGTGTCTAGACTGTGTTTTAGAGGGGGCAAAAACG AAAATTTCCCTTATAATAACAGTCTCATTTGCAAGCAGAAGCAGATGTTTTCCTTATAAACACATTAAG ATGTCAGTGGTGGTGTTCTGCACTCTTTGTGTTGCAAATTCTATTTGTTCTTTAGTCCTTCTTGTCATGACCACTTCCTATAAA gtttcttttgctgctcttgctgGTGCAGTGTTGGGAATTAATTTAATCGAGTTTGTGATTGCATTGCTGCCTTTAGGACCCAGCCATGAACT AAATGAAGTCCTTGACCTTTTTGTTCAGGTGTGTTCTGTTCTCCATCATGTCTGCTCAA ATGCTCTCATCTTCCTCGGAGTTATCAGCTCGATGGATGACCGGGGGGAAATCATGACGACGTCATGGCGTCTGTACGTAATGGCTATGTACACAGGATGGATGTTCTTGAGCCTTGTTTGGGATGTTGGACTGACTGCTAACAAGGGAAGGATAAAACAAATGTGTAAAAAAG ATAATTCACAAGGAAGTGGACCACAAAAATATAAG CCTTCCTGGAGGGTGGTCAGATTGAGCATTACCTGA
- the LOC107393226 gene encoding torsin-1A-interacting protein 1 isoform X1, with protein sequence MSKITATNPPRRSTRHLGRALSVEPTPREPIKRTKRPSEDRSAAAVKGTREVENGLEDEDSPSKKPRLDALEADGDGTDENEMEVQEPTKERQKNEDQEMNTEEVPSDEIWLPKTGKGAIGDVNLSPCVFLGERCPVSHSLKEDSKCVKQKTAVIKDLAPPHKSAFQVRSPEKRHDVPIRSMADYRRTLEAKVEITDKPKVNHSYRTAVPVLEKPYTTRQRVNHIPAQKQTIQLPKKEAAKKTSGTSENSCRGFMWYLWRLVFLLLLSSATLLAYSIIPELQRSAVRVDYGSREVKPEMFLEHLFVLETQFPSQRVDLWKRSKIHLEKHLKSAHPTGPVSLMLAAGVKAERTLRCLAHGLASTYSSALNASVFYLDGQSKVGQDSDEVKLDIDNQLRAAFEGDKPVAVIHRFEELPPGSTQIFYRYCDHETAAYKQVFLLFTVVLPQDEISSEMNLEQVEESVHDYTEEKLVSSKRNSAYNQMDTDKFSGLWSRISHLVLPVVSENRIGQGECP encoded by the exons CGTTAAGCGttgaacccacccccagggagCCCATAAAGCGAACCAAAAGGCCATCAGAAGATCGATCTGCTGCTGCAGTTAAAGGTACCAGGGAGGTGGAGAATGGCTTGGAGGATGAGG ACTCCCCCAGTAAGAAGCCTCGATTGGATGCTTTAGAAGCAGATGGGGATGGCACAGATGAAAATGAGATGGAGGTTCAGGAACCAACCAAAGaacggcaaaagaacgaggaccaAGAAATGAACACTGAAGAGGTTCCATCAGATGAAATCTGGCTACCAAAAACAGGCAAAG GCGCCATCGGAGATGTGAATTTATCACCTTGTGTCTTCCTCGGTGAACGCTGCCCAGTGAGCCATTCACTAAAGGAGGATTCAAAGTGTGTGAAACAGAAAACGG CGGTAATTAAAGATCTGGCACCCCCACACAAGTCAGCTTTCCAAGTCAGATCCCCAGAAAAAAGACACGATGTGCCGATCAGGAGCATGGCCGATTATAGGAGGACGCTGGAGGCCAAAGTTGAGATCACAG ataagcCAAAAGTTAACCACTCTTATCGAACTGCAGTCCCGGTTTTAGAGAAGCCGTACACAACCAGACAACGTGTAAACCACATTCCAGCACAAAAGCAGACCATTCAGCTCCCAAAAAAAG AAGCAGCTAAGAAAACATCTGGAACCTCTGAGAATTCCTGTAGAG gatttATGTGGTACTTATGGCGTTTGGTTTTTCTGCTGCTGCTTAGCTCCGCCACCTTGCTGGCATACTCAATCATTCCTGAACTCCAGAGGTCAGCCGTTAGAGTGGATTATGGATCCAGAGAAGTGAAGCCTGAAATGTTTTTGGAACATTTGTTTGTTCTTGAAACTCAGTTCCCCAGTCAGCGAGTTGATTTGTGGAAGAGGAGCAAAATCCACCTCGAAAAGCACCTTAAATCAGCCCATCCAACCGGACCAGTCAGTCTGATGTTAGCTGCAGGTGTCAAAGCAGAAAGGACGCTGCGCTGCTTGGCTCATGGCCTGGCTTCCACCTACTCATCCGCCCTCAATGCCTCCGTTTTCTACCTGGATGGACAAAGCAAAGTCGGCCAGGACAGCGACGAAGTAAAGCTGGACATCGACAACCAGCTGCGAGCAGCTTTTGAAGGAGACAAACCAGTGGCAGTCATTCATCGGTTTGAAGAGCTGCCTCCAGGTTCTACCCAGATTTTTTATCGCTACTGTGACCACGAGACCGCGGCATACAAGCAGGTGTTCTTATTGTTTACGGTGGTGCTGCCTCAAGATGAGATCAGCAGTGAGATGAACCTGGAGCAGGTGGAGGAAAGTGTGCATGACTATACTGAAGAAAAACtggtgagctccaagagaaattcaGCCTATAATCAAATGGATACTGACAAGTTTAGTGGACTGTGGAGTCGGATCTCCCATCTGGTTTTGCCCGTGGTGTCGGAGAATAGGATAGGGCAGGGAGAATGTCCGTGA
- the LOC107393226 gene encoding torsin-1A-interacting protein 1 isoform X2 — MSKITATNPPRRSTRHLGRALSVEPTPREPIKRTKRPSEDRSAAAVKGTREVENGLEDEDSPSKKPRLDALEADGDGTDENEMEVQEPTKERQKNEDQEMNTEEVPSDEIWLPKTGKGAIGDVNLSPCVFLGERCPVSHSLKEDSKCVKQKTAVIKDLAPPHKSAFQVRSPEKRHDVPIRSMADYRRTLEAKVEITVPVLEKPYTTRQRVNHIPAQKQTIQLPKKEAAKKTSGTSENSCRGFMWYLWRLVFLLLLSSATLLAYSIIPELQRSAVRVDYGSREVKPEMFLEHLFVLETQFPSQRVDLWKRSKIHLEKHLKSAHPTGPVSLMLAAGVKAERTLRCLAHGLASTYSSALNASVFYLDGQSKVGQDSDEVKLDIDNQLRAAFEGDKPVAVIHRFEELPPGSTQIFYRYCDHETAAYKQVFLLFTVVLPQDEISSEMNLEQVEESVHDYTEEKLVSSKRNSAYNQMDTDKFSGLWSRISHLVLPVVSENRIGQGECP, encoded by the exons CGTTAAGCGttgaacccacccccagggagCCCATAAAGCGAACCAAAAGGCCATCAGAAGATCGATCTGCTGCTGCAGTTAAAGGTACCAGGGAGGTGGAGAATGGCTTGGAGGATGAGG ACTCCCCCAGTAAGAAGCCTCGATTGGATGCTTTAGAAGCAGATGGGGATGGCACAGATGAAAATGAGATGGAGGTTCAGGAACCAACCAAAGaacggcaaaagaacgaggaccaAGAAATGAACACTGAAGAGGTTCCATCAGATGAAATCTGGCTACCAAAAACAGGCAAAG GCGCCATCGGAGATGTGAATTTATCACCTTGTGTCTTCCTCGGTGAACGCTGCCCAGTGAGCCATTCACTAAAGGAGGATTCAAAGTGTGTGAAACAGAAAACGG CGGTAATTAAAGATCTGGCACCCCCACACAAGTCAGCTTTCCAAGTCAGATCCCCAGAAAAAAGACACGATGTGCCGATCAGGAGCATGGCCGATTATAGGAGGACGCTGGAGGCCAAAGTTGAGATCACAG TCCCGGTTTTAGAGAAGCCGTACACAACCAGACAACGTGTAAACCACATTCCAGCACAAAAGCAGACCATTCAGCTCCCAAAAAAAG AAGCAGCTAAGAAAACATCTGGAACCTCTGAGAATTCCTGTAGAG gatttATGTGGTACTTATGGCGTTTGGTTTTTCTGCTGCTGCTTAGCTCCGCCACCTTGCTGGCATACTCAATCATTCCTGAACTCCAGAGGTCAGCCGTTAGAGTGGATTATGGATCCAGAGAAGTGAAGCCTGAAATGTTTTTGGAACATTTGTTTGTTCTTGAAACTCAGTTCCCCAGTCAGCGAGTTGATTTGTGGAAGAGGAGCAAAATCCACCTCGAAAAGCACCTTAAATCAGCCCATCCAACCGGACCAGTCAGTCTGATGTTAGCTGCAGGTGTCAAAGCAGAAAGGACGCTGCGCTGCTTGGCTCATGGCCTGGCTTCCACCTACTCATCCGCCCTCAATGCCTCCGTTTTCTACCTGGATGGACAAAGCAAAGTCGGCCAGGACAGCGACGAAGTAAAGCTGGACATCGACAACCAGCTGCGAGCAGCTTTTGAAGGAGACAAACCAGTGGCAGTCATTCATCGGTTTGAAGAGCTGCCTCCAGGTTCTACCCAGATTTTTTATCGCTACTGTGACCACGAGACCGCGGCATACAAGCAGGTGTTCTTATTGTTTACGGTGGTGCTGCCTCAAGATGAGATCAGCAGTGAGATGAACCTGGAGCAGGTGGAGGAAAGTGTGCATGACTATACTGAAGAAAAACtggtgagctccaagagaaattcaGCCTATAATCAAATGGATACTGACAAGTTTAGTGGACTGTGGAGTCGGATCTCCCATCTGGTTTTGCCCGTGGTGTCGGAGAATAGGATAGGGCAGGGAGAATGTCCGTGA